Part of the Salmo trutta chromosome 5, fSalTru1.1, whole genome shotgun sequence genome is shown below.
TTGAATTATAAGGAGCGAGTTATAAAAAGGAGTGAATTATAAGGTAATGCAAACTGGAGCTGAAATTCCAGTAGACATTAGTCAGCCACTGAGATATTGTCTCGGTACCTCAGTCATCTTAATACGATTTCCAATACCTGTAAGACTATGACCTGCAATGGGCTTTGCTTCCTGGCATGTAATACTATCTGGCAAATTGGCCAATAATACAGAACAGCTAGGCAGTTCAACTATATCAGGAGTGTTTCAAATTACATTTGAGTGATCCACTGGAAACTCAAAATAGGTATCCTATGGAGGTGATCGTCCGGTGGTGGTGCACTCCAGAGGAAATGCAACAAAATAACCATAATTAAATACTGCAGAGGTCACTAATATCTTAATATCGTTAGCAACCACTGTCTGTGCAGCATGGATTTATTTAGATAATTTTTTAAGGGAAATCATTTTTATGGGAGTCAACTCAGGACACTGAGATAAGTCAGTCACACTATATTTCATCCAGGGCACACACAATATCATGTCAAGTTATGAAAACAAATGTCCTTGATCGTTATTTGAGAAATGTAAATTAGTAGGGCATCGTAAAAAGCCATGCAATAATATAGCAATAACTGAATGTGTAATGAAAATGCTCTTCAAAATACTAGTGAGTGAAGTTATATATTTCTAGGAACCTTCTTTTGTGACTGAAGCCATTTTAATGGTACTGTTTTATATGATGACCTATAACAGCGTACTCAATTTAACACGGCAATCACAGGAAGTGCATCTGCAGCACAATAAATCCACTTAATTCACTTTGTTGATTAATCACGTCTGGCATTCGTGGAACATTAGTGATGTTTCTGTGATCTAAGAGACTTCCTCTTTACCGTAAGAACCAGCAGAGACCTCAGTTGGCCACAAAGGCCAAGCATGATAACAGAGGCCAGTGGGCAGGGTGGTTAAGATTCTCTGGCCCACAACCTTTGTCAATTAATACATCGTAGTAGTAGGGCTGGGAGTTGTCCTAGATTTCTATGTGTAAGTTGGGGTatcttttcaacaggacagtagCTTGTTTGGGTTGAAGGCGTCCACTCTGGCCGATGGTGTGTTGCTCTGATTTGTTTTTCACTGCAATCTGTAAGGAAATACATAGGAAAAAAACGTGTGGCCTCATTCAATACTGTAttttgtgttatagatatgtataatgttttaaacattttataactgccttaattttgctggatccctgaaagagtagctgttgccttgggagcagctaatggggatccataataaatacaaatactaatTAATTTAAAACATATCGGcttgagatacactacatgaccaaaagtatgtggacatcagCTCATCGaacacctcattccaaaatcttgggcattaatatggagttggcccccccttgctgctataacagcttccactcttctgggaaggctttccactagatgttggaacattgctgtggggacttgcttccattcagccacaagagcattagtgaggttggggcactgatgttgggcgattaggcctggctcttgGTCGGCgttcaaattcatcccaaaggtgttggatggggctcaaatcaaaatcacattttaattgGTCCCATACACgtaattagcagatgttattgcgggtgaaaggaaatgcttgtgcttctagctccgacagtgcagtagtatctaacaaattacacaacatatacccaatacacacagatctaattaggaatgaattaagactatacatatgaatgagcgatgtcagagcggagcggactaagatacagtagaatagtatagaaaacagtatatacacatgagatgagtaatacaagatatgtaaacattattaagtgaatgagataccatagaaaaagtatatacacatgagatgagtaatgacaGATATGTATCTCCTCCGCCGGcgatgttttgggtcggcctctggaataagttcaattgcTCTGGGGAGAGTGAACAAAGATCTTCTCCAgggaagtcgtattcctggtcgtaatgctgacACTTCTATTGAGTTACCGCCACTCTAATATCCAATAGtttttcccggctgtatgtaatgacacaaaacatttcctgagctaataatgtaaaaaaaaaaaatagtacataaaaaaacaaaatactgcaaagtttcctaagggcTAGTCGCGATGCTGCCATATCCATCGGCGCCATCTTCatctgaggtcagggctctgtgcaggctagtcaagttcttccacactgatctcgacaaaccatttctgtatggacctcacttcgtgcacaggggcattgtcatgctgaaataggaaagggccttccccagactgttgccacaaagttggaagcacagaatcgtctacaatgtcattgtatgcagtacgaagaaaaaaaaaaaatagaagaaaaaaaatgtatgaaatgtatgcatccactactgtaagtcgctctggataagaacgtctgctaaaatgtaaatgttaaatgttatgctgtagcgttaagacttcccttcacccaggggcctagcccgaaccattaaaaacagccccagaccattactccTTCCCCACCAAACCtgacagttggtactatgcattcgggcaggttgcATTCTTCTAGTATCTGCCAAACCCaaattcgtccgtcggactgccagatggtgaagagtgattcatcactccagagaacgcgtttccactgctccaaagtccaatggcggcgagctttacaccactccagccgacacttggaattgcgcgtggtgatcttaggcttgagtgcggctgctcggccacggaaacccatttcatgaggctcccaacaaacagttattgtgatgacgttgcttccagaagcagtttggaactcggtagtgggtgttgcacgaggacagacaatttttgttctgtgagcttgtgtggcctcccACTTCCCGGCTTAGCTGTTGATGCTCCtatatgtttccacttcacaataataccacttacagttgactggggaagctctagcagagcagaaatttgacaaactgacttgttggaatgctgtcatcctatgacggtgccaagttaaagtcactgagctcttcagtgaaaacattctactgccaatgttcgtctatggagattgcatggtcgTGTGattgattttatatacctgtcagcaatgggtgtggctgaaatagccaaatccacccATTTGAAgttgtgtccacatacttttgtaaatatagtgTATTTATTCACATTTCTAAATAACTCCTTGTAGACACTAAAATGAAAGCGTAATTAAGCTAATAACTTGTTATCCATCTGTGCGGCACTATAGTAGCATGCTGTAGCTGGGCACGTCAGCTGAAGAGGGGAAATTAGCCCTGAAACATATAAAAAGCAAAACAGGCCGGAAGACCCTAAAGGAAACTGGCAGGGGGAGAGTTTTGTTATGACTCGTCTCAAGCCAGTAAACGGCAGAGAAAATGATGTTACCCATGCTGTCTAATTACCTTGGCCCTTGTCTCCTAGCAAAATGTTTAATGAAGAGCATAACAGTGCTGACCTAGTTTAAAACAACAGGGGGtcgggagagaggggtgtgtgcaATAAGCCTGGAGCAAGGATTTCCTGTACAATGTGAGTAGCAGCAACATACCTGGGCTTTCTCAACACACTTATAGAAGGACTGCATTTCATTGGAGCAGAGGGTGTCGAcgaagttgttctgcttccagcACGCCATCATCATGGACATCTCTGTGACGCATGTGGCCTCTGTGGGAAAACAGTGTAATCACTTTCCAATGCTGTTGtcaaaatttacatttacattttagtcatttagcagacgctcttatccagagcgacttacagtaatgaatgcatacatttcaattcatttcatacatttttttttctcgtaATTATAAGGTACTACTAATTCAGCATGCTGATGACTGATCTACAATGATTTCAAGAGTGTGTCATTTatgcacattgtaaataagagaTGTAACAGTCAACACAGCCGACCAATCAGAGTGTAGAGGGCTGGGGCACGTTCAGTAGACAGAACAGTGTGCAATGTTTAATTCCACCgaaactatactgtactgaatgTACAACCTGGGGGGAATTCATTCCGCCTATTATGttccaaaacgtttcttaaaacaGAAGCAAATGAAACATGGAGGAACCTAGCTGAATTTCTCAAATATAAACTCGTTttagttgcaaaacgttttgccactgtttggcggaatgaatacaccccagttgAAGAACGACGTGATTATGGTGGGCCAGAGGAGGATCGTGTGTTCTGTGTACTGCACGAGATTGCGATTTAAAAATGGTCATTCACACCCATATTGATAAGGTCACACCTTGCCAACCGCTAGCAAACGTACCACAAGACTGTTGAAGAACGGTGCGCACCGTTTAGGGGAAACGTGTCGTTCAGTACAAATCGTAAAGCAATAAATAACAAAACGTGCAATTAGCTAACTAAATGTACTGGGCTGTTGACTGTGTTATGTCTACAGGCGTGTCCACTGGATAGAACATGTCATTACACAGGTTACTTTGGAAGCCTTAAACAAAAAAGCCTTACCCCCTTTTTTAATTTTCCTGTTGGCGACCTCATCTTTCAGAACAAGCGGCTTGTTGGGTTTCAGAACGGGCTTTTTATGCTTTCTGCTCAACATCCGACTGACCTTCTCCTGAAGTGCAGTCCCACCTTGCATCGCCATTGCGGCTTGCACAATATAATTATCACACGTAAATAgcgaaaataaaaaatgtaatatcttgCTTTCACAATAAACTATCGCAAAACAGCCTAGATACGTGAATTTGTATTTTCTCTAACATCATTTCCTCATAAGACACAAACGTGGAGCGCCATCTTTGGTCGTATATTGCTGTTACTGTAGTAATGACTATGTTGTGACCACACATTACGAAAGATTAACGTAAAGCGTTTGTAGTTTTCTGTGGTCTAATGAGCTGCACATTTGAAATATATTTAAAGCGGCAAAATGCGATTGGTACTTCCATTTTTGGACTTTGATAAATGATAtactcattgattcttgaagtATAATTTATAaaagcctcatgagcttagttcaactgtcgtaccccatcagaactaaaaatataagctttttttaccgttatttgtaaacaatgtaattgtaaacaaacactgtatagcctcagaATATgaataaaactataattttgatataatggacggtcagtccttgcatccatggcGCTGTATgaatacatttctccagccccatccctcagctctttaccaaaacagtggcgtGTGGCAATTTTATTGTTAACTGCTGATTATCCCTTTAATAACAAAATTATATTTGTTTAATAATATTGTCTCAAAGGAGTTACATAACTTGCTTGTCCAATTTATAGATTGCCAATTTTAAGAGCCTTCTTGAGCTTTTGCATTCTTGCCCATGGGCTGCAATAATTTACTGGCATTGGCACATTCTAAATTATACACATTCTGCCTCAAGGTTACCTGGAGTATCCAGTGGAAAGGTAGGCATGCAAAGAGAAATATGTAGACTCCCCAATATGGCAGTGTGACATTTTGTTAGAATGTAGGGCAAGTCCAAACATTGGGACACCTCTCCAGGCACGTTGTATCAAAGCTGCAAAATCAGCGGATATTAGTGTTGATAGTTCTGTCAGGCAAACTCACCTCAACTCCCAATACAGAGAGGGCAATCTTCAGGAAATGACACACAAATCTCATGGTGTCACTTCTCACTTGaatagcaggaggggtgaagtcaggcgcaggagactgaggtctgTGAAACACACGTTTTAATATATAGACAAAAATGCCGCTACAAGGCAGGGCGCACACGCAAACAAAAATAGGAGAACAGCTCCTAATTACAGTGGAACGGGACGCAGCCCGGCAACACTAATGTCTAAGAATGCACAGCGTAGAGAGGCCAAACAATTCCCCTTCTAGCTCAAAAGGAATGacataaaataatcccgcacaaatccccaAACAAAACAGgcaaactaaataccccactaattaacTAACACAGAACAGGTGCTGACCTAGACAGACATAAacaaaaagacacacaaacatagatcggaggcagctagtaggccggcgacgacgaccaccgagcaccgcccgaccggggagaggcaccaccttctgtggacgttgtgacagtacccccccgacgcgctgacgccggcctcgaggacgacccggagggcgaggcgcagggcgatccggatggaggctgtggaattCCCTCAACAGCGATGGAGCCAGAATGTCCCCCACCGGGAcgcagcacctctcctccaggccgtacccctcccagtccacgggttactgcaggccccctacccgacgccgggagtccaagatggaccggactgtgtacgccggggccccccgatgtccagggacctcccgcacctcagcgtcctgcagtggaccagctaccaccggcctgaggagagacacatgaaacgaggggttaatacggtaatatgaagggagctgtaacctataacacacctcgtttattctcctcaggactttgaacggcaccacaaatcgcggacccagcttccggcagggcaggcggaggggcaggttccgggtcgagagccagaacCTGTCCCCCGGGgtaaacacgggggcctcactgcggcggcggtcagcgctctccttgtgccgtcCCACAGCCCGTTTAAGGGATTCCTGGACGGCACTCCAGGTCTCCTTTGAGCGctgtacccattcctccaccgcaggagcctcggtctggctctgatgccatggcaccaggaccggctggtaacccaacacCACCTGAAAGggcgacaggttagtagaggagggGCGAAGAGAGTTCTGCGCCATCttggcccatggcacgaaccttgcccactcccccggccggtcctggcaataggcccgcagaaacctgcccacatcctggttaatacgctccacctgcccattactctcggggtgaaaacccgaagTCAAACTGACCAAAACCCCCAGTatctccataaacgccctccacacccgagacgtgaactggggacctcgatcagacgatgtcctcgggcaccccgtagtgccggaagtcatgcgtaaacagggcctccacagtctgtagggccgtaggaagaccgggcaaaagGAGTAGACAGCAGGACTTTGAGAactgatccacaacgaccagaatcgtggtgttcccctgagacggcgggagatccatgaggaaatccaccgacaggtgggaccatggtcgctgtggaacggggaggggctgtagtttccctcgaggcaggtgcctaggagccttacactgggcgcacaccgaacaggaagagacatagcgcCTCACGTCCTTAACCAAAGTGAGCCACAAGTACTCCACAAGTACTTCCCTTTCAGACCCCGCACAGTCCGCTCAataccaggatgacccgaggagggtagggTGTGCGACCACCGGATCAGTCGGTCGCGGACACCGAGCGGGACGTACTTCCGACCTGCGGGACACTGAGATGGAGTGGGTTCTGATtgcaatgcccgctcgatgtccacaTCCACCTCCCAGATCACCgatgccaccagacaggaggctgggagtatgggagtggggtcAATGGACCGctcctcggcgtcatggagacgagacagtgcgtctgccttcaggttccgggaacctgggatgtaCGAGAGGGTGAACtgaaacctcgtaaaaaacatagcccacctggcttgacgaggattaagtctccttgctgcccggatgtactccagattatgGTGATCAGTcaagatgagaaaagggtgttgtgccccctcaagccaatgtctccacaccttcagggccctgaccacggctagcaactccctgtcccccacatcatagttacgctccgccggactcagc
Proteins encoded:
- the chchd1 gene encoding coiled-coil-helix-coiled-coil-helix domain-containing protein 1, whose translation is MAMQGGTALQEKVSRMLSRKHKKPVLKPNKPLVLKDEVANRKIKKGEATCVTEMSMMMACWKQNNFVDTLCSNEMQSFYKCVEKAQIAVKNKSEQHTIGQSGRLQPKQATVLLKRYPNLHIEI